A genomic stretch from Helianthus annuus cultivar XRQ/B chromosome 1, HanXRQr2.0-SUNRISE, whole genome shotgun sequence includes:
- the LOC110931716 gene encoding subtilisin-like serine-protease S: MQPFGSSTSMKLVTFFSFILLAILGVTHGDTDRKHYIVYMGQHSHLSSESVISANHDMLASVLKSYNGAKQATIHHYTKSFRGFSAMLTPDQAMKLSENEDVVSVFESRMNQLHTTNSWRFLGIDSIPQYNKLATDIQSNVIVGVIDSGVWPESQSFTDYGLGPVPKRFKGECVSGQNFTRFNCNRKIIGARYYTKGYEAVNGPLESINQTFFRSPRDSDGHGTHTSSTILGSKVSNVSMYGLGSGTARGGVPSARLSVYKACWFGGCDDADLLAAFSDAIHDGVDVLSISLGQLPPQQIYFEDPISIGSFHAFQNGVVVCASAGNKFFPRAVINVAPWILTVGASTVDREFPSYLLLGNLKQLKGFGINTIPDQGKQYSIISGSTAAASGIPSRNASFCKKNTLDSNSIKGRIVVCILETLNDDRKEKAIAIKEGGGVGMILIDPLAPYVLFQTVVQSVLIGKAEAEKLQSYMDTEKNPTARIYLTVTSAGIKPAPVMAIFSSKGPNILSPDIIKPDITAPGVNILAAWSPLATKNTLGNNIDFNILSGTSMSCPHAAAVAALIKSAHPYWSPAAIKSAIMTTATLIDNTQSFIRNDDTTIATPFDFGSGHINPAAAIDPGLIYDFDTNNLIDLLCSYGANDEQLKNLTDTPVYCKKTPTQSYNFNYPSIGVANMVGNLSVYRTVTYIGEGPIVYYSTLEAIAGVKAWVYPDVLRFSKSGEKMTYRIDFVPYKSNNGSYEFGSLTWKNDDHMVRSPIAVNVVSI, from the exons ATGCAACCTTTTGGCTCCTCAACAAGTATGAAGTTAGTAACATTTTTCAGCTTTATTTTGCTTGCTATTCTTGGGGTCACCCATGGCGATACTGATAGAAAG CATTACATAGTCTACATGGGACAACACTCACACCTGAGCTCAGAGTCGGTCATTTCGGCTAACCATGACATGCTGGCATCGGTTCTCAAAAG TTATAATGGAGCAAAACAAGCAACAATCCACCATTATACTAAAAGCTTCAGAGGCTTCTCAGCAATGCTTACACCTGATCAAGCAATGAAACTTTCAG AAAATGAAGATGTTGTTTCCGTCTTTGAGAGCAGAATGAATCAATTGCATACTACTAATTCATGGAGATTTCTAGGAATCGATTCTATTCCGCAATACAATAAGCTTGCGACAGATATACAATCGAATGTAATTGTTGGCGTTATTGATTCAg GCGTATGGCCGGAATCACAAAGCTTCACTGACTACGGATTAGGGCCTGTGCCGAAAAGATTCAAGGGAGAATGTGTGTCCGGACAGAATTTCACACGTTTCAACTGCAACAG GAAGATTATAGGCGCTCGATACTACACCAAAGGATACGAAGCGGTAAATGGTCCTCTGGAGAGCATTAACCAAACTTTCTTTCGATCACCACGAGACAGTGATGGCCACGGGACCCACACATCGTCTACTATTCTTGGATCAAAGGTCTCTAATGTTAGCATGTACGGATTAGGCTCAGGCACGGCAAGAGGAGGCGTGCCAAGCGCTAGATTGTCTGTATACAAAGCATGCTGGTTTGGAGGTTGTGATGATGCCGACCTTCTAGCGGCATTTAGTGACGCTATTCACGATGGCGTCGATGTTCTTTCTATATCTCTTGGTCAACTTCCGCCCCAACAAATTTACTTTGAAGACCCAATCTCTATAGGATCATTTCATGCATTTCAGAATGGTGTTGTTGTATGTGCATCGGCTGGTAACAAGTTCTTCCCACGTGCAGTGATTAACGTGGCTCCATGGATCCTCACAGTCGGTGCTAGCACAGTCGATCGTGAGTTTCCATCGTACTTACTTCTCGGGAATCTAAAACAGTTGAAGGGTTTCGGGATAAACACAATTCCTGATCAAGGGAAACAATACAGTATAATATCAGGGAGCACCGCTGCAGCGTCGGGAATACCCTCCAGGAATGCAAG CTTCTGCAAGAAAAACACCTTGGATTCAAACTCGATCAAGGGGAGAATCGTGGTCTGTATACTCGAGACGTTGAATGATGATCGGAAAGAGAAGGCGATTGCAATAAAGGAAGGCGGTGGTGTTGGGATGATCCTCATTGATCCTCTTGCGCCATACGTGTTGTTTCAAACCGTTGTTCAAAGTGTTTTGATCGGGAAAGCGGAAGCTGAAAAGCTTCAATCGTACATGGACACTGAAAA GAATCCAACAGCTAGGATCTACCTAACAGTAACAAGTGCCGGGATTAAACCAGCACCAGTAATGGCGATCTTCTCTTCCAAGGGACCAAACATTTTATCTCCCGACATCATCAAA CCAGATATAACAGCACCAGGAGTGAACATTTTGGCCGCATGGTCACCTCTCGCGACAAAAAACACACTTGGCAACAACATAGACTTTAACATTCTCTCTGGAACCTCTATGTCATGTCCACATGCAGCTGCAGTGGCTGCACTAATAAAATCGGCTCATCCTTATTGGAGCCCAGCCGCGATAAAGTCTGCAATAATGACCACAG CTACCCTCATTGATAACACCCAAAGTTTCATAAGAAATGATGATACTACAATTGCGACTCCTTTTGATTTCGGATCAGGACATATTAACCCAGCTGCAGCAATAGATCCCGGACTCATTTACGATTTTGATACCAACAATCTAATCGATCTCCTTTGCAGCTATGGAGCAAACGACGAACAACTCAAGAACTTGACTGACACACCGGTTTACTGCAAAAAAACTCCCACGCAATCCTATAACTTCAACTATCCATCCATCGGTGTCGCTAACATGGTTGGAAATTTATCGGTTTACAGGACTGTTACATATATCGGTGAAGGCCCAATTGTTTATTATTCAACACTAGAAGCAATTGCGGGAGTAAAAGCTTGGGTTTATCCTGATGTCCTTAGGTTTTCGAAATCGGGGGAGAAGATGACTTACAGGATCGATTTTGTACCTTATAAAAGCAACAATGGCAGCTATGAATTTGGATCATTGACATGGAAAAATGATGATCATATGGTTAGGAGTCCGATTGCTGTTAATGTGGTTTCGATTTGA